The Coccidioides posadasii str. Silveira chromosome 5, complete sequence genome has a segment encoding these proteins:
- a CDS encoding uncharacterized protein (EggNog:ENOG410PIDM~COG:S~BUSCO:11381at33183): MFSDGVNRIPATSHQSFTSSSHAARPSPQPDAATSSSADAGARAASASITSSNPPRSNPPRRAPGPSSAPDEPRSSMASRSSLAPPSLPDRRRPSSQRHHSFQSSHSQQERHGDRPDAPAVTSQSSPSSPVSHPANRMSRSLGASADTPPERIKVRDLKHIQRFASEEMLSSSREGMATRPFQNAGRQYDIRSMPVIDVIEMIAGLLNKITATNDLQHEHIHRHIPSPERVASLSPQAASVLAFHGKNTPNIGLYDYLIRIYRYCPSSYEIFLCLLVYFDRMAEIVNKGHLQNLQRQHDGKNSQRPTSPAPPLTITPGGRSSHLITPPSSGVNAPLTHSEPPSPMIQDPQRPPTSNADSMQVDNNNPDYTHDHNNDDADAVDFSHYFVVDSLNIHRLVIAGITCATKYFSDAFWTNSRYSKVGGIPLRELNHIELQFLLLNDFRLSISPDELQTYATMLVEFYIREILNQRKRLQEQTQGQIPQSPPGTPQAEIRAGA; this comes from the exons ATGTTCAGTGATGGAGTAAACCGGATTCCTGCGACATCCCACCAGTCCTTCACTTCCTCCTCACATGCTGCCCGTCCCAGTCCGCAACCTGATGCCGCCACCTCGAGCTCAGCTGATGCCGGCGCCCGAGCTGCTTCGGCCTCAATAACTTCGTCGAATCCTCCTCGTTCAAATCCTCCTCGGCGTGCTCCTGGTCCCTCGTCAGCCCCAGACGAGCCCCGGTCCTCAATGGCGTCCCGCTCGTCCCTTGCCCCCCCGAGCCTGCCCGACCGCAGGCGCCCTTCTTCCCAACGACACCACTCTTTCCAATCCAGCCATTCCCAACAGGAGAGACATGGAGACCGGCCTGATGCACCAGCCGTAACGTCCCAATCGTCCCCTTCATCTCCCGTGTCCCACCCAGCCAACCGGATGTCCCGATCGCTCGGTGCTTCCGCAGATACCCCTCCTGAGCGCATCAAAGTACGCGACCTCAAACACATCCAACGCTTTGCCAGCGAGGAGATGCTGTCGTCTTCGCGCGAAGGGATGGCAACTCGTCCCTTTCAAAATGCTGGTCGACAGTACGATATTCGATCGATGCCAGTCATTGATGTGATCGAGATGATCGCAGGTCTCCTAAACAAGATCACCGCCACAAACGACCTTCAGCACGAACATATCCACCGTCACATCCCTTCGCCGGAACGTGTTGCTAGCCTCAGTCCGCAGGCCGCAAGCGTACTGGCCTTCCATGGGAAAAACACCCCCAACATAGGGCTCTATGACTATCTCATAAGGATATACCGGTACTGCCCGTCGTCCTATGAGATCTTCCTCTGTCTACTCGTCTATTTTGACCGTATGGCCGAAATCGTCAATAAGGGCCACCTTCAGAACCTTCAACGACAGCACGATGGCAAAAATAGTCAACGGCCTACCTCTCCAGCTCCCCCGCTCACCATCACTCCTGGTGGGCGCTCCTCTCACCTCATCACGCCCCCTTCCTCCGGTGTCAACGCTCCACTTACCCACAGCGAACCTCCATCTCCAATGATCCAAGATCCACAGCGACCACCGACTTCAAACGCAGATTCCATGCAAGTTGATAACAACAATCCTGATTATACCCATGATCACAACAATGATGACGCCGATGCAGTAGATTTCTCGCATTATTTCGTTGTTGATAGTCTCAATATCCACCGTCTCGTTATAGCGGGTATTACGTGCGCGACCAAATACTTTTCTGATGCGTTTTGGACCAATTCAAGATACTCCAAG GTTGGTGGCATACCACTTCGCGAACTCAACCACATTGAGCTCCAGTTTCTCTTGCTCAACGACTTCCGTCTCTCCATCTCCCCTGACGAATTACAAACATACGCGACGATGTTGGTGGAATTTTATATAAGAGAAATTCTCAACCAGCGCAAACGGCTCCAGGAACAGACGCAGGGCCAAATACCTCAGTCACCTCCGGGCACTCCACAAGCAGAGATCAGAGCAGGAGCCTGA
- the ERD1 gene encoding protein-ER retention protein (EggNog:ENOG410PIWD~COG:U~TransMembrane:5 (o23-48i69-91o103-120i346-364o370-389i)~BUSCO:7186at33183), producing the protein MDPDHHAAKPEGFNLVLPLPYRVAVILVAGVWGWGLNLHYLSAVKIDVPALIRYPSRSSAGSVPVYKSTYHLATLLSIPLAFSLLLFWAITHRSPELVLAWEVLPQSYLFIFSILLFLPLHRLSRAGRHRLLVTLKRVGFGGLAEAQDGKFGDIIFADVLTSYAKVLGDLFVTQCMFFSSGVSSTGVPNRACGGNFAIPLLISIPSIIRLRQCLIEYSRVQRRGNRNVDGWGGQHLANALKYSTAFPVIILTALQQGYDPSRVGLSEAGLHKLWVLSALIQSSFTFYWDVAKDWDLCLFSDITTQFRHNPYHHVSSASALSQTHEFEPGLDRPFGLRRHRFFHADGIYYGAIAIDFILRFTWMSRLSVRLNWIHDLESGVFALMFLEVARRWMWIFLRVETEWVRSTRGPSPDDILLGEFTPKIDED; encoded by the exons ATGGACCCTGACCACCATGCGGCCAAGCCAGAAGGGTTCAACCTTGTTCTTCCCCTCCCATACCGCGTTGCGGTGATCTTGGTTGCTG GTGTCTGGGGATGGGGTTTAAATCTGCATTATTTATCCGCAGTAAAGATT GACGTACCCGCCTTAATTCGCTATCCCTCACGATCTTCAGCTGGCAGCGTTCCCGTCTACAAGTCGACGTACCATCTCGCTACCCTCCTTTCCATCCCACTCgctttttcccttcttcttttctgggCCATCACCCACCGTTCCCCCGAGCTGGTTCTCGCCTGGGAAGTCCTCCCGCAGTCCTACCTCTTCATTTTCTCCATCTTACTCTTTCTTCCACTTCATCGCCTCTCGCGTGCCGGACGTCATCGCTTGCTGGTAACCCTGAAACGGGTCGGTTTCGGCGGACTTGCAGAAGCGCAGGATGGAAAATTCGGTGACATAATTTTTGCTGACGTGTTAACGAGTTATGCCAAAGTCCTCGGTGACCTATTTGTCACCCAATGCATGTTCTTTTCCTCAGGGGTATCGAGCACTGGTGTTCCCAATCGTGCGTGTGGTGGGAACTTTGCCATTCCGTTGCTCATCTCGATCCCGAGTATTATCCGTCTGCGACAATGTTTAATTGAATATTCACGCGTCCAGCGGCGTGGGAACAGAAATGTCGATGGTTGGGGAGGCCAACATCTGGCTAACGCGTTGAAGTACTCCACTGCCTTTCCCGTCATTATCTTAACCGCGCTGCAGCAGGGTTATGATCCATCGAGGGTAGGCCTGAGCGAGGCTGGTTTGCATAAACTATG GGTTTTATCCGCGCTAATACAATCATCCTTCACATTCTACTGGGACGTGGCTAAGGACTGGGACCTTTGCCTCTTCTCCGACATCACCACCCAATTCCGACACAATCCATACCATCACGTCAGCTCCGCCTCCGCCCTGTCCCAAACCCATGAATTCGAGCCAGGCCTCGATCGCCCCTTTGGACTCCGCCGTCACCGCTTCTTCCACGCTGATGGAATCTACTATGGAGCTATCGCAATCGATTTTATACTCCGCTTCACATGGATGTCCCGCCTAAGTGTCAGACTGAACTGGATTCACGACTTGGAGAGCGGAGTCTTTGCTCTTATGTTTCTAGAAGTAGCAAGACGGTGGATGTGGATTTTCCTGCGAGTCGAGACAGAGTGGG TCCGAAGTACTCGGGGTCCGTCACCGGATGATATTCTCCTGGGAGAATTTACGCCGAAAATAGACGAAGATTAA
- a CDS encoding uncharacterized protein (EggNog:ENOG410PGK1~COG:T~BUSCO:5100at33183) translates to MIDNVVTAISVAPDSPPDLTGSKSSKSSSFHSSSRRSIPDGILSDISNFEDIGLDEDLDVPRIDHTHLGKDRLAARPSLRRVSSGGHATMRNITPRAPVRELTLPEKKKNNNDYPQLKAQINGALSAMQSLALPRRDVTGKRGGASGPSNQSLQPRSPSLSRPRTRSPSPNNNSVGPSRVVLPVRSHSRPPPTPNGSLRSSSKPRKSVQELEDEYHDSDDELPEDAALWNVPISPRPPHERPPESNSRSSSRSPGPRPIPLEHTVSSPSAVSLPPSTSPPPRQQQQQQRGRHRLPRSSSMGHLRGQGGRLPRANTWNVVLSDLSEEAKVLTEALEFHADEAAREHEERIQGGKSAKSSFEKPKRESGGMIELPPLQRPNIMIDPLPISKEKEKVLSRTRPSWLPPKDQKEERRHLKEYKKMMALSREAEKRKAAQAASAQCKRDDTRKMLQHIWDEHVFPNWDRAIKEPRTRELWWRGITPRSRGAAWQRAIGNGLALSEESFKKALERANQLRAKCEEDTSGVHNNMRGRFQAIRCDAAKAFPELRVFSKEGPLYDSLVQVLDAYSMYRSDVGYLYGMHTVAALLLLQLHTPAAAFQTLANALNRPVPLAFLTADPGATARAYSLASATLRLKFPRLSTHLCENLCLTDHQIWEPMFRTIFTNGLDLERLSRVWDCWVFEGDRVLFRAGVAVLGSLEAQLMSLAPSEEGQAAAAAILGWGSKSVGIGRRRSAPVSSTMPLAAAAMTGQNGQYWAVEVVGDEDVFMNIVKEAGR, encoded by the exons ATGATAGATAATGTCGTGACCGCGATCTCTGTTGCCCCGGACTCCCCGCCCGATCTCACCGGCTCCAAATCCTCCAAGTCCTCCTCGTTCCACTCCTCCTCGCGCCGATCCATCCCCGATGGCATCCTCTCCGACATCTCAAACTttgaagacattggtctCGATGAGGATCTCGATGTCCCTCGCATAGATCACACCCATCTGGGTAAGGATAGACTGGCCGCCCGGCCCTCCCTGCGGAGAGTGTCCAGTGGTGGGCATGCGACGATGCGAAATATCACCCCCCGGGCTCCCGTGCGAGAGCTCACCCTGccggagaagaagaagaacaacaaTGACTATCCGCAGCTCAAGGCCCAGATCAACGGCGCCCTGAGCGCAATGCAGTCGCTGGCCCTGCCCCGCCGCGACGTCACCGGAAAAAGGGGCGGCGCGTCTGGTCCCTCGAATCAGTCGCTGCAGCCGCGCTCGCCGTCCTTGTCGAGGCCCAGAACCCGCTCGCCTTCGCCGAACAACAACAGCGTCGGCCCCTCTCGCGTCGTCCTCCCCGTCAGATCGCACAGCAGACCCCCTCCGACCCCGAACGGATCCCTGCGGTCCTCCTCCAAACCCCGGAAGAGCGTCCAGGAGCTGGAGGATGAGTATCATGACTCGGACGATGAGCTGCCAGAGGATGCGGCCTTGTGGAACGTGCCGATATCGCCGCGTCCGCCCCACGAACGCCCCCCGGAGAGCAACAGCAGGTCCAGCAGTCGGAGTCCCGGTCCCAGGCCGATTCCGCTGGAACATACCGTCTCGAGCCCGTCGGCCGTGTCTTTACCACCGTCTACGTCACCACCCCCCaggcagcagcagcagcagcagagGGGCCGCCACAGGCTGCCGAGGTCGAGCTCCATGGGTCACTTGCGTGGACAGGGCGGCCGGCTTCCACGGGCCAACACGTGGAATGTCGTTCTGTCAGATCTGTCCGAAGAAGCAAAGGTCCTGACGGAGGCTCTTGAATTCCATGCCGATGAAGCGGCTCGCGAACACGAGGAACGCATCCAGGGTGGCAAGTCGGCCAAATCGAGTTTTGAAAAGCCGAAGCGTGAATCGGGAGGCATGATCGAACTGCCACCGCTCCAGAGGCCGAACATCATGATCGACCCGCTTCCGATAAGtaaagagaaggaaaaagtgCTGTCGCGCACAAGACCCAGCTGGCTACCCCCGAAGGATCAAAAGGAAGAGAGGAGGCATTTGAAAGAATATAAGAAGATGATGGCCTTATCCCGTGAAGCGG AGAAGCGGAAAGCGGCGCAAGCTGCCTCTGCGCAATGTAAAAGGGATGACACGCGAAAGATGCTGCAGCACATTTGGGATGAACACGTGTTTCCCAATTGGGATCGGGCTATCAAGGAGCCTCGCACGCGAGAACTCTGGTGGCGCGGGATCACACCACGATCGCGAGGAGCGGCCTGGCAGCGCGCCATCGGTAATGGTCTTGCATTGTCGGAGGAATCATTCAAAAAAGCACTTGAAAGGGCAAACCAGCTTCGGGCGAAGTGCGAAGAAGACACATCCGGCGTCCACAACAACATGCGTGGTCGGTTTCAGGCGATTCGATGCGACGCGGCCAAGGCGTTCCCAGAATTGAGAGTCTTTTCGAAAGAGGGGCCTCTGTACGATAGCCTGGTTCAAGTGCTCGATGCATATTCGATGTATCGTAGCGACGTCGGGTATCTCTATGGCATGCAT ACGGTCGCCGCTCTACTTCTGCTACAGCTTCATACCCCCGCTGCAGCCTTTCAAACTCTAGCCAATGCCCTCAATCGCCCTGTTCCTCTAGCTTTCTTGACCGCCGACCCTGGAGCCACTGCCCGCGCGTATTCACTTGCCTCTGCGACACTTCGTCTCAAATTCCCGCGCTTGTCAACCCACTTATGTGAAAACCTGTGTCTTACCGATCATCAGATCTGGGAGCCCATGTTCAGGACAATCTTTACTAACGGTCTTGATCTGGAACGGCTCAGCCGTGTCTGGGACTGCTGGGTATTCGAAGGAGATCGGGTCCTGTTTAGGGCCGGAGTCGCAGTGCTGGGCAGTCTGGAAGCGCAACTGATGAGCCTTGCACCTAGCGAGGAAGGccaagcagcagcagcggcgATTCTGGGATGGGGTTCCAAGAGCGTGGGCATAGGCCGAAGGAGGTCCGCCCCTGTATCGTCGACCATGCCCTTGGCGGCGGCGGCCATGACCGGGCAGAACGGGCAGTATTGGGCCGTTGAAGTTGTGGGAGATGAGGATGTGTTTATGAACATTGTTAAAGAGGCAGGGAGGTGA
- a CDS encoding uncharacterized protein (EggNog:ENOG410PIET~COG:B,L~TransMembrane:2 (i566-585o1034-1054i)~BUSCO:792at33183), with protein MGKKRKRPAHGAGQSNRPQKRPNTSPGPEAAGKPSSFEPTSSTSTTHPVLSLYYPRVVKLRSYILELLPPTSKSRRRKVASLGSQNGRVSNIAGSRRSTASQSQARNGDEADRSRAQGVAELLDTTLVGVLKQRDHADAHSRERDFAAFTQSQFRSSRLRCTKVCATSSQSEIVDFAILTLFKQKRAPYSRHTHLLCHGFQRASSHYAPNHEHGPGIVPQYPNKNVSMLKSFPWTDVLNLLGESCEEIMLHLLLDCGLFVSLNSNRGTYYQLSGVQLVELNLLSQEISEKKPADKGGNESAASHVRHALHSPRSIVFVRSRIFYARPALNAKGEAKLGLQHIHVLNRYPDCNDLKHTVHIMKYIFPRQFGLHNVFTSVVDSKQTAQSFKDYTLREEEMAMKKKTCPGKFSNENLNKLPKRLRGNLVGLIQKLQKRHQRCSYVELLRHYCPVEKSPPTEVQRSGPPLTDFATPIASVSAFCRATLQNLIPNDLFGTGDDGALNRDIVMRQVDGFIQLRRFESMSLHDVAQGLKITCVEWLKPPQRTDSADKLCLSDKQKRLEIFLEFIYYIFDSLLIPLIRSNFYVTESNVHRNRLFYFRHDVWKRLIEPSVAQLKSTVFEEVKKETAARILSRRTLGYGTLRMLPKRTGARPIVNLRKRAIVKSRWNGRIELGHSANTLLAPVFQVLNCEKASKSGSLGASMDSVGDMYVRLKRFRERLDQRGISRKDRLYFVKLDVQACFDTIPQKRLLRLVDGLISENEYRVSKYAEVGALYQPGLPGQANDEGGPAKPVKKFVSRAAPAVDFKSAYDFVVERAKQSTKRNTVFVDTGNQKRHEADDLLALLEQHVRNNLVKIGKKYFRQKNGIPQGSVVSSILCNFFYGEHERAELGFLGGDEESLLLRLIDDYLLITTKEDAATRFLRVMLEGGQEYGILVTPGKTLVNFEVEMGGYDIRRLGRLSQEQFPYCGNLIDTRTLAISKDRTRRQDDDLHVCDSLTLELRKTPGQGFYRKSLSMFKLQAHAMFFDVKHNSASVVLAGVYHAFLDCAMRMYAYLRSLSRRQRNSREVRRSSMDDMLTRTIGGLIDYAVRLIRSCTKSSGGDDGEGRSGSTGNNAIITRVQIQWLAVQAFREVLGKKQSRSGRTIQWLDSVGRASRPTGHREAGRLWRVVKDARGVMQNYRI; from the exons AtggggaagaagagaaaacgGCCAGCGCACGGCGCCGGCCAGAGCAATAGGCCCCAGAAGCGACCCAACACGTCACCAGGACCTGAAGCAGCAGGCAAACCCTCGTCCTTCGAGCCAACCTCTTCTACATCCACGACACACCCAGTGCTCTCATTGTACTATCCACGCGTCGTCAAGCTACGGTCGTACATCTTGGAACTCCTCCCGCCAACCTCCAAATCACGACGACGGAAAGTCGCGTCTCTCGGCTCCCAAAATGGCCGAGTCAGCAACATCGCTGGCAGTCGCCGTTCTACTGCGTCTCAAAGCCAAGCGCGCAATGGAGACGAAGCGGATCGCTCCCGCGCCCAAGGGGTCGCAGAGCTGCTGGACACGACGTTAGTCGGTGTTTTGAAACAGCGAGATCATGCAGATGCTCATTCCAGAGAGCGTGACTTCGCTGCTTTTACCCAATCACAGTTCCGCTCGAGTCGACTGCGTTGTACGAAAGTCTGTGCGACGAGCTCCCAGAGCGAG ATTGTCGACTTTGCCATATTGACCCTGTTCAAGCAAAAACGAGCACCTTACTCTCGGCATACTCATCTGTTATGCCACGGGTTTCAGCGAGCATCAAGTCACTATGCTCCGAATCACGAACATGGTCCCGGCATCGTCCCACAGTATCCGAACAAGAATGTCTCGATGCTGAAGAGCTTTCCATGGACAGATGTTCTCAATCTGCTTGGTGAGAGTTGCGAAGAGATTATGCTGCATCTGCTGCTGGATTGTGGGCTATTTGTCTCCCTGAACTCGAATAGAGGCACTTACTATCAACTGAGTG GGGTTCAGTTGGTAGAGCTAAATCTCCTTAGTCAGGAGATATCTGAGAAAAAGCCGGCTGACAAGGGGGGAAATGAGAGCGCTGCAAGTCACGTCCGACATGCATTGCATTCTCCTCGAAGTATCGTCTTCGTTAGGAGCAGGATCTTTTATGCCCGCCCCGCGTTAAATGCGAAGGGAGAAGCAAAGCTCGGTCTACAGCATATTC ACGTTTTAAATCGATATCCCGACTGCAACGATTTAAAGCACACTGTACATATCATGAAATATATATTCCCGCGTCAGTTTGGATTGCACAACGTCTTCACGTCAGTCGTGGACTCCAAGCAAACTGCTCAGTCTTTCAAAGACTACACGCTGCGCGAAGAGGAAATGGctatgaaaaagaaaacatgccCCGGCAAATTTTCCAACGAAAATTTGAATAAGCTGCCAAAGAGGCTGCGGGGCAACTTGGTTGGGTTGATACAGAAGTTACAGAAGAGACATCAGCGCTGCTCATACGTGGAGTTACTAAGGCATTACTGCCCTGTGGAA AAGTCGCCGCCAACTGAGGTACAGCGGTCTGGGCCACCATTGACGGACTTCGCTACACCGATCGCATCTGTCTCTGCATTCTGCCGAGCAACTTTGCAAAACCTAATCCCCAACGACCTATTCGGGACTGGGGACGATGGGGCGCTGAATCGGGATATTGTCATGCGCCAGGTTGATGGTTTTATACAGCTTCGCAGGTTTGAGAGCATGTCTCTCCATGACGTCGCTCAGGGGTTGAAG ATAACATGTGTCGAGTGGCTCAAGCCACCACAGAGGACCGATAGCGCCGATAAGCTCTGCCTATCAGACAAGCAGAAGCGGCTTGAAATCTTCCTTGAATTCATCTATTACATCTTCGACTCGCTCCTCATTCCCCTGATCCGCTCGAATTTCTACGTCACCGAATCCAACGTCCACCGCAACCGCCTGTTTTACTTCCGCCACGATGTATGGAAGCGCCTCATCGAGCCGTCGGTCGCGCAGCTCAAATCTACGGTTTTTGAGGAAGTGAAGAAAGAAACAGCGGCCAGGATCCTGTCGAGGAGGACCCTGGGCTACGGCACCCTTCGAATGCTCCCCAAGCGCACCGGAGCTCGTCCGATCGTTAACCTGAGAAAGCGCGCCATCGTCAAGTCCAGGTGGAATGGAAGGATAGAGCTGGGGCACAGTGCCAACACGCTACTTGCACCTGTTTTCCAGGTGCTTAATTGTGAAAAGGCTTCGAAGTCGGGGTCTCTCGGTGCGTCGATGGATTCCGTGGGGGACATGTACGTTCGACTGAAGAGGTTCCGGGAAAGACTTGATCAGAGGGGAATCAGCAGGAAGGATCGGCTGTATTTTGTTAAACTTGACGTGCAGGCTTGCTTTGATACCATACCTCAGAAGCGACTGCTGCGTTTGGTTGACGGCTTGATCTCCGAGAATGAATACCGCGTGAGCAAGTACGCGGAGGTTGGGGCTCTATACCAGCCGGGTCTCCCGGGCCAGGCGAACGATGAGGGAGGACCAGCGAAACCCGTGAAAAAGTTTGTCTCCAGGGCCGCTCCGGCTGTGGACTTTAAGAGTGCATACGACTTCGTCGTGGAGCGAGCAAAGCAAAGTACGAAGAGAAACACGGTGTTTGTCGACACGGGGAACCAGAAACGGCACGAGGCCGACGACTTGCTGGCGCTGTTGGAGCAGCACGTGCGGAACAACCTGGTGAAGATCGGGAAGAAGTATTTTCGACAGAAGAACGGGATCCCACAGGGCTCGGTTGTGTCAAGCATCCTGTGCAATTTCTTCTACGGCGAGCACGAACGAGCGGAGCTTGGCTTCTTGGGCGGCGATGAAGAATCGCTCCTGCTGCGTCTGATCGACGACTACCTGCTTATCACCACGAAGGAGGACGCGGCGACGCGGTTTCTACGGGTGATGCTGGAAGGGGGCCAGGAGTATGGGATCTTGGTGACTCCCGGCAAGACGTTGGTCAACTTTGAAGTTGAGATGGGCGGTTACGACATCCGGCGGCTGGGCAGATTGTCGCAGGAACAATTTCCATACTGCGGGAACCTTATCGATACCAGGACGCTGGCGATCAGCAAAGATCGGACCCGCCGACAGGACGACGATCTCCACGTGTGCGACTCGCTCACGCTTGAGCTGAGGAAGACGCCCGGACAGGGGTTCTACCGCAAATCTCTGTCTATGTTTAAACTACAGGCGCACGCGATGTTCTTCGACGTGAAGCACAATTCCGCGAGCGTGGTGCTGGCGGGTGTATATCACGCGTTCCTCGACTGTGCGATGAGGATGTATGCGTATCTGCGGTCGCTCTCGCGGCGGCAGCGGAACAGCCGAGAGGTGAGGAGGTCCTCGATGGACGACATGCTCACCCGCACCATCGGGGGGCTCATCGACTACGCGGTGCGCCTGATCCGCTCCTGCACGAAGAGCTCCGGGGGTGACGACGGCGAGGGCAGGAGTGGCAGCACAGGTAATAATGCTATTATTACAAGGGTGCAGATCCAGTGGTTGGCGGTGCAGGCGTTCAGAGAGGTGCTGGGGAAGAAGCAGAGTCGGTCTGGGCGGACGATACAGTGGCTGGATAGCGTAGGGAGGGCGTCGAGGCCGACGGGGCACAGAGAAGCGGGACGGCTGTGGAGAGTGGTGAAGGATGCAAGGGGGGTTATGCAGAACTATCGGATTTAA
- a CDS encoding uncharacterized protein (SECRETED:SignalP(1-32)~EggNog:ENOG410PMZW~COG:S~TransMembrane:1 (n14-27c32/33o158-180i)~BUSCO:14739at33183) yields the protein MRGPRGGLASRPILCLLLVLFLTSLLAGHVAAQRDDPSDRPDTDRPQPTREVTQTNSPTRPDRTQTPPPSPPPTDRETATARTPTPQPTETESRNLPGLSTESSTPTTTQDSTSSRSRSGPAFTLPSLTGGPTIPTPQIPPKEGAPYLQKSNLPEGTIFIAVGAALGLVGVIVVAWRLLVAWSVNRSVRRATNNSHHSDATALLHASNRKSVYQSSAGAPASREKMSKERHSRVGPTHTTNQSLFFSPTAGASMHTAGNRGSGYLPAGYYAASGAAPGGGSGLAHLSGSSIGLSPLGPQSQGYSRTRSGPSPPGSPGLPPGSRGHDQAHLSTSSLNLSVAPQGRAPSAYLEDLFENHPPGR from the coding sequence ATGAGAGGACCTCGAGGTGGCCTGGCCTCGAGGCCGATATTGTGTCTTCTTCTGGTTTTGTTTCTCACGAGTTTACTGGCTGGTCATGTCGCCGCACAGAGGGACGACCCTTCCGACCGACCGGATACAGACAGGCCTCAACCCACGAGAGAAGTCACCCAGACAAACTCGCCAACCAGACCGGACAGAACACAGACGCCGCCTCCATCCCCGCCACCTACTGACAGGGAGACCGCGACCGCTCGTACACCCACACCGCAACCGACCGAAACAGAGTCCCGAAACCTCCCTGGCCTTTCTACCGAATCTAGCACCCCTACAACCACGCAGGACAGCACATCATCGAGATCGAGATCTGGGCCGGCTTTCACTCTCCCATCACTTACGGGCGGGCCAACGATACCAACCCCGCAAATTCCACCCAAAGAGGGGGCACCGTACCTGCAGAAGTCCAACCTGCCTGAAGGCACGATCTTTATCGCGGTTGGCGCGGCTCTCGGACTTGTCGGTGTGATAGTGGTTGCATGGCGACTTCTTGTCGCCTGGTCCGTCAATCGATCCGTCCGACGTGCCACAAACAACTCACACCATTCCGACGCAACCGCCCTTTTACACGCCAGTAACAGGAAATCGGTATATCAGAGCTCTGCTGGGGCTCCGGCGTCAAGGGAGAAGATGAGCAAAGAGCGCCATTCTCGCGTCGGCCCCACCCATACCACGAACCAAagcctcttcttctccccaACTGCTGGCGCGAGCATGCACACGGCAGGAAACAGAGGCTCTGGCTACCTGCCTGCTGGTTACTATGCTGCAAGCGGCGCCGCGCCTGGAGGAGGCTCTGGCTTGGCACATCTTAGCGGCTCGTCCATCGGCCTGTCGCCCTTGGGACCCCAGTCTCAAGGCTATTCACGTACAAGATCAGGGCCCAGTCCACCGGGATCGCCTGGCCTGCCCCCCGGCAGCCGTGGTCATGATCAGGCCCACCTATCAACGAGCTCGCTGAACCTGTCCGTTGCGCCGCAAGGTAGAGCACCGAGCGCTTATCTTGAAGATCTTTTCGAGAACCATCCTCCAGGACGGTGA